A window of Rhipicephalus microplus isolate Deutch F79 chromosome X, USDA_Rmic, whole genome shotgun sequence genomic DNA:
TGCGCCGGTACTTTTGACTGAGGAGACAGTAAAGTACGAAATTTCCGGCCGCATTCAGTGACATGAGGAAATTAAAAACATTTCCCAAAATAAAGACGAGTTTTTCCTGCTCGCTGCCTTCTTGTAGGTTCCCGATAGAAGTGTAGAGAAGCGTGATGGCTGTGGGCAGCtggcaaaagaagaagagaatgaCCACCGCAATTAGCATGATCGTGATTTTGCTCTCCTGGCTGTCGCGGCTCGGGTCTGTTCTCAGAATCAATCTGGAGCGCTGCTTCCGCGAGATGTGTACGGAACGTACGAGAAGCGCATTGAACACGGCCAGCAGACAGAACGGCACCAGAGTGAACACCACCACTGTCGTCCAGTAGTAAGTCTTTTTGTACATTTCATTTCGGCCAAACTCCGAATAGTTGAGGCTGACTCTTGTCACATTGGTCACTGGGTCTTGCTCCTCGACCAGAGCATATTCGAACGGCGTCGGTAGAGCAAGGGCGAAGCAAAAGAGGAGGACCCCCATGATGGCTTTCTTGGCCCGCGACTCGGTGCACAGCACCCTGCTCTTGATAGGGTGACAGACTGCGATGTAGCGCTCCACCGTAAAAGTTGCCGTGAGCCACACGGAACTGTTGCTACATGTGTCGGTCAAAAGAATGAGGATCGGGAAGCAGCGCAAGTATACGGACAGGCATTTTCGCTGTATAACCTCATAGTGCTTCAGTGAGAGTGTGAAGCCACCCAACAGGTACAGCGTGTCGACGGTGGCGAGCGCGGCCAAGTAGTTGTTGGTGGACGAGCGCATCCGCCTTCTGGTCATGATGACGATCGTCAGCGAGTTTCCGATGACACCGATGAATGTTACGATGGGTACGAGCACACGCTGTATCCAAAAGCGGCTGCTTTCCAAGAACACATCATACGAGGAGCCCTCGGCAACCGGATCTGTTGCGAACGACGCTTCAGTAGAATCACATCCCGAGCATGCGATGTCCGAGCTCCGATTTCCATCATACAGGTAGAGGTGTACCTGGCCTTGCGTGCACATCCATGCAGGTGCCACGTCAGATGTAGTGCAGTTACGAAAATACGTCATCAAgctgaaaaaataaataacaagAGTGAGCCCTTTCCCAACTTCTCTGCATTACAATTAACCGCCGAACTGTGTTGTCAGTTTGCATTATATTTTAGAAGCCGATATGTGCGCCCCAATACATTGCAACTATATATGTCGCACAAACGtatagtagaaaaaaaaaggagcaaaatGCGTAatgcatatcaaacaatcaatcaatcaaagaagtttattttcaccaaaaacaaaaacatttacggtgaaaaaaggtggccggaaaaaaagctgtccaatcacagcttgacaaagccccagccGCCTATCGGTGGCGAAACGACAGGGTACAGCACCTGATAAAATTGTAGAAAAAATGCATATTAATAGTCGCTAAACAGTAACAAATTGATAATATAATGCATTCCCCACGGGCGCAGGTGCACTACCAGGTCAAATGGACCTAATTATACACTTGCTTTATAAAGATAAATaacgagaaaaaacgaaaaaaacgaaaagaaaaacaaggacaaaaacaaaacaaaaagtaaaacaaagccagagaagaagaaaaaaacaaaacatggaaAGAAATACATTAGGCACTTAAAGTACATTAAAATGTACAATGCACAGTTATGTATTGATATGCATGCACATatgattcatatatatatatacatatacacacacacacatatatatatgaataatgaaggaaaaaggaaaacacaAATAACTTGCAAAACACGTGTATACTCCAATATTGGAAAAGGCAAGTTTGTTATGTGAACATACttctaatttctttttttgtgtggaatAAAACATCTGTTCCTTGCGTTTTGAAATAGTTTAATGTTGTTGGGACGATGTGTCGGGTACGTTGTGTTCCATAGTGTGTGCGTGAGAATGGAACGTGCCAAGGTGGTTGATATCTGACATGATAAGAAATTGCCTTTTGTGTAAGGTTCGCCAGTTTGAGAAGTGTGTCCGATTTCCCGAGTGCTGCCTTTTTGTAGCAGCACAGCAATTTGGAAGTATATAGATCTGATATTTTCACAATTTGATGCTGTTTGAAAAGAGGGGCGGTGTGTTCTAGAAAGGGAGCATTTGAAATAAGTCGAACCATTTTCTTTTGTAACACGGTCAGTTTTGACATAATAAGGGCTGTAGTTTTACCCCATACCAGGAAGCAGTAACACAGGTGGGAATTAAAAAGCGCATCGTAAAGTAATCTCTTTATTTTAGCTGGTCGTATGTGTCGATGACGGCTAATTAGTCCTACAGACTTAGCCAATTTCACCGTAACCGCGTTTACCTGGTCATACCATGACATGTGCTCGTTGAAAATGATGCCAAGTATTTTAACGCATTTTTCAGTGCGAACAGTGAACGGACCTAGGACAAGCTCCTCAGGTACTACAGCTGGCGTGCCGCGAGCACGATATATAGTGCACTTAGTTTTGGCTTCATTCAATACAAGGCTGTTCGCCTTGCACCAGTCATTCAGCTTCGAACAGAACGTACTTGCTTCAGCTTGAATGCTACATAATTCCTGGCCTTTAAAAAAGACAGTGCAATCATCGGCGTAAATGATGAACTGACAAGTGGTGTTTAATTGTAATACATCATTAATGTAAAATAGAAAAAGCattggccctaaaatactgcctTGTTGTACTCcacctcgccccgccgcggtggtctagtggctaaggtactcggctgctgacccgcaggtcgcgggttcgattcccggctgcggcggctgcatttccgatggaggcggaaatgttgtaggcccgtgtactcagatttgggtgcatgttaaagaaccccaggtggtcaaaatttccggagccctccactacggcgtctctcataatcaaatggtggttttgggacgttaaaccccacaaatcgatcatcAAATTGTGGTACTCCACAAGAGATACGCCTGAGACGGGATCTGTGTGTGCCTATTTCGGTAAATTGAAGTCTTTCGTCTAGGTACGAGCGAAGAAGTTGGGATGCAACTCCCCGAAATCCATAGCATTCCATTTTCTGTAAGAGAATATTATGATTGACACGATCGAAGGCTTTGCTGAAATCGAGGTATAGTCCTACTGAGAATGTTTTGTTTTCTGTGTTTTCTAATATGAGTTCTTTTTGAAGCAAGAGTGCGTCCTCCGAGGAACGATTTTTTCTAAATCCGAATTGATAAGTAGTTAAGAGATTAAATCTTCTACTAAAGCTCTCGATGCGGGTATTAATAACTTTCTCAAGGCCTTTCGAAAAAGCTGGCAATATAGAGACTGGTTGGTAGTTGGAGAAGCTATTTTTGTCGCCTCCTTTATGAATTACTGTTACTCTAGCAACTCGCATGCTACTTGGAAAAACGCCACATGAGATAGCTTCGTTAAATATGTGTGCGATGACAGGAGCGATCAAATCTAGTACGTACTTAACGGGTTTAATTACTAATCTGTCTGCATCGAAGCTATATACGACTGTTCCAAGGTCGGAAAAAAGAGTAATCACCTCAGAAACAGAAGTaggctgaaaaaagaaagaccgtGATAACCGTAGAACATCTACAGAAGTAACCGGGGAAGTATCCGCGTTTCCTATCTGgagaaaaaagtaattgaaacTGTTCGCAAGTGTTTCCCCGCTTAGTAACGCATTATCAACCACCATACAGTCAACGGCGTCTGATACTGGCTTTATATTCAAGAGATAATTTTTTCCAGACTACGTCACTCTTTCATAGACATTGTCGAAAATTGTTCTAAAATATTCTTCCTTTGCTCTCGAAATGGCTTTGTTCAATTTGTTTCTGAAACATTTAAATTCCTGCAGCGTTTCGCTGTTGCGTGTCTTAAGGAAAGCCTCAAACTGCCTGTTTTTCACGTTGATCGATTTTAGCAAGTCTCGAGTGACCGGCGGTTTGCGAGCCCTCTTGCACCTATGCTATGCTTTAACTGTGAAAGAAGCGTAATAGCACTGTTTAAATATGTGTAGAGACTTATCGTACGCATTATTCACATCTGTAAGGGCCATTATTTCACTCCAATTAATGAGCAAAAGTCTTTCCCTAAAATTCTCAGGTGTACGCGTTGATATGTCtcggtatgttttcatttcatttcgttTTTTAGTCGTTGATTGCTGTTCAAGTATTAGCATCATAGGCAGATGATCGCTCAAATCGGAGATTATGACGCGGGAATTACGTTTTCAGAAACCGTGTTTGCAATGAACAGGTCAAGCAAAGATGTGGATGTAGTGGTAACACGGGTTGGCGTAGGGATTTCATTGCGAAACCCATTACATTGCAGTGTGATTAACAAGTCAACAGCAGGCGCTGAATCTTTCAATACATCAATATTCAAATCACCACCTATAGTTAGGGTATATGCATTGTTGCTCGCAAACGAGAGCAGTTATAGTCGAAAAAACCAAGAAACCCGCGTATGCTACCATGTAGTGGTCGATAAATGACCCAAAACCTTTGGTAGTCTTTCCTAACGCACAAAATCTCGTAGTCTTCCGTGGCAACAGTGTAGTCATCAATCAACTGAAATCCAGAAAAATTAGTTTGCAATGCCACACCACCTCCTCTACTTTCTTTACGATTTAGAAAGAAGTGGTTGTACCCGGGCAATCGCAGTCGTATTAGAATACACAGCaacctaattgattgatatgtggtgtttaacgtcccaaaaccaccatacgaatataAAAAACACCCTATGTGGAGGTccccggaaatttctaccacttgggggtccttaacgtgcgccaaaatctgagcacacgggcctacagcattttcgcctccatctgcaACGCatccgccgcagccagaattcaatacagcgaccggcgggtcagcagccaagtaccttagctactagaccaccaccgcGGGGCTGTGCAGAGCATTCTAAACTACTAATATGCTGAAGCGTTTCTCTTGAAGGAACAACATTACAACTGAAGCCTTTCAAAGAAGAAAGACTGATTTAATCAGGTGAGTTGTAATTTCACGATGAACCGCGAATGTTGTCTGCTTGCCGGGAAGcatcatgcatatatatatatatatatatatatatatatatatatatatatatatatatatatatatatatatatatatatatatatatatatatatatatatcacggaATTTGTCATTGctagcttccatcttccccttccAGTCTATATATACAGTTAAGCTGAGTCGGAAGGAATATACAGTCATTAATATTTGTCCAGTGAGACGACAGGATCGCTTCTTAACTCAATACAATGTTGAAAGCCTTTGAGGAATGTACCTGCCTATTCTTCGTGGTATGTTATGTTTAATGTAAAAGTATGACATACAGGTGGAACGGGTTTTCTTCAATGACCAAAGTGTATTATAGAGAACTCTTATACTAACTGCTGGTTATGAAATGGCCGATTCCAAACAGATGTACCCTGCAAGTACTTCCCCACGCAGGACCGAGAATGGTACACTAAGTGACTTCATAATAACATTAAGAACGAATAATGCAGAAAGTACGTGTTTTAATCGGAACACATATTCTAAAGCTAGTATTAGGCGACATTGTTAGAATAATTTTGCAATTTTAGGTTGTCACTAGTAAGCCCGATAATCATGGCTGCCTCAGACAGGTGAACATCTTGCACGTCAGTGGGATAAATTGCGGCACGAACGGGGTAATTTTGTCTTGATAATGAAATAGCTTAAGGGTAGTATTAAGTGGGTTACTTACTAGGTGATAAATGTGGCAGCAAAAAACATGCACATTATAGCTGCTTACTTTCTGAAAGGTGCTTTTGAAGTGatgattaaaagaaaaaaagtgtcatCAGCGTGTACTATACATATAGACGAATTGCGGCAGCATGGTATGTCAATAATGGGTAATAAAAAAAGGAGCACTCTTAATTTTAGAACTTGTAGACCACTTTCAATAACTGCATTTGAATCAAAGCATATCTACACCTTGTAACAGCGTGGAATCTATTCAGTATGCAGTTGCCTGTAAGCGTTATTGCGGTACcagaacaacagcaacaaaattcCAGCAGGTCATGCTTCATGGTTCACGACTCCGCCTCTGCGCAAAGCTTCTGGGGGTTGATCATGCTATACTGGCGTGGTTAATAGTGTACGAAGATTCTGACAGATGCACAAATATAGCTCCGGTCAAGGAGTCTGTGTCAATGGAATGTTAACGGTCACCTAAATTGCTAATATACGcagggacaactttctgtggcattcaagggaaagctacgggggcgGAGCTACTGCGCATGTACTCGTCCACGAAAAGTTTGGTTCGGCTTGCCTTTCGAATGACGGCAGTGTTCGAATAATGCCACTTCAGAGAATTCGCTACGTCTGCTTACACAGCCATTTGTGAGTGCAAATGGTCAGAAGCTCCTTCGGTGAGTCGTCTAAATTGCTGGAGGGCGACGACCGCTCACCTTAACGTGAATATAGGCCATTTTGAATGCGACTTGCACCTAAAATGCGCGACGTTTTCAGACGTCCAAAAACACGAAAGGATACTTCATCAAGcaaaacaattattattatctCCTAGGTTCGTGCATCGTCTCTTCATGAACAGcatcccaaagaaaataaagtaatTTTTTTTATGATTTTCCCGTCGAAAACACCGACGCATTCGTGGGACTCTGTTCTTCagcggtggcacacgcccactttggtTTCATATAGCCTTCCCTTGATTGCCACGGAAGGTTATCCATGAGTATAGTGTGACATCAGGAGCCCGAAAACCAAGCTCGTACAATAAAAAGGCTGAA
This region includes:
- the LOC119177413 gene encoding FMRFamide receptor, whose protein sequence is MTYFRNCTTSDVAPAWMCTQGQVHLYLYDGNRSSDIACSGCDSTEASFATDPVAEGSSYDVFLESSRFWIQRVLVPIVTFIGVIGNSLTIVIMTRRRMRSSTNNYLAALATVDTLYLLGGFTLSLKHYEVIQRKCLSVYLRCFPILILLTDTCSNSSVWLTATFTVERYIAVCHPIKSRVLCTESRAKKAIMGVLLFCFALALPTPFEYALVEEQDPVTNVTRVSLNYSEFGRNEMYKKTYYWTTVVVFTLVPFCLLAVFNALLVRSVHISRKQRSRLILRTDPSRDSQESKITIMLIAVVILFFFCQLPTAITLLYTSIGNLQEGSEQEKLVFILGNVFNFLMSLNAAGNFVLYCLLSQKYRRTLLQVLCPIGALVRLQSLSQCTGTSIIQSEDRTTVSIRT